GTTCCAGAAACAAGTCTGATCCAATAAACAGCATTTATAGTTTCCGCTTTATAGGTACAATCCAGCGAGAAATTCTGTCCAACTGCCAACGTCTTTGTCGTAAAGTCCGGATCACCAAGACATcctgagtagaaaaaaaaaagtagagatGTTAAAAAGAGTGATGTATACTGTACACGCGACTCCATTGTCCTTGAGCTTGGACTTGCCTCCATATGGGATCAGTAGAATCAGCAGTTGAAGCGGCGTCCACATTTTGACACTCAGCAAGTGAACAGCACTCCATCGAGACGGCAtcaaacatttctttttttacggAAATCGATTCACACCAAAGGGGAGGAGGCTATTTCACAGACATCTTCATTAGTGGTTTTATGTGTCAGCTCAACCCACTCTGTCCACTAAAAATTTCCAGTATGCTTTATGTTCTTAAATTGAATTGTCTTTGTGAACTTTATAGAATTACAAATAGTATGCTCGTCACTTCGACAACAAATCATAAACCGTTTGTGTTGaattggatctttttttttttttgattacaTGTTCATTCTGCTCACATTCTCCTCCAAAAGTATCGGAAGAATCTAATCCCCTTCCTCATGGGTGAGATTTTCTTTCTTGTGGTTGACACACGTAGGTGGAAATCGGTGTTTGCGccattgtgggagtgaacacagccGATGGGAACGGCGTAAGGTCGACATGGCTGAAACATTTACAGACGCGCTGGAATCCATGCGGGACATCGACGTGAACACAATATGTTTTTTATAAGGAAATCCAAAAAGTTGTCTGCTAACGAATGATGTCAAGTTGGCTGCCGCGAAGATGGCCTTTTGGAGGCCATTTTCAATCATGTGTCCGTGTTTGATAACGAttagatttgatttttttcctcttgATGAATGCTTTTGTGGTTTAAGAGTCTTAAGTCTTTGTCTGTGAAGATTAGAGTTGGAAGTCTGTAGTTGTCGGAAAACAAGTGTGAACTTCACATAAAAAGGAAGAGCCATGATGCGAGGGGGGGTGAGAAGTGTGAAGTCGTGTCTGTATGACTGTTCATGACGGCACACGTACTTCCTGACTGGCCATAGGTGCAAAAATGTCAGAGAAGGGTCAGGCCGCATTTGACGATGCCATACCATACCCTTTCCTGTAAATCTTTCATTGAACTTTGGCGGCGTTTAGTGGTTGAAATGAGTCATGCTCTATGGAGTCAGTATCACAATGATGAGGCTGTTGCAAATGTAAACAcaattagaataggcctctttggcacttgtgattagctaggtagcTTGAGCTCTGCTGTTGTATCGCTGTAACCTTTCTCTTACTTTATTGGCTTTCCCTTGTTTATGACACTCTTTGCGTATACGTAGGAGTTGCTCTCACTTAAGACTataaggtcacacattatcacacaggctaggcagagtcgccccCTTGTGTTTTTGAAGTAATGATTTAAACATCCAATCTTTCAACTAACTAACTATAAATGGGTTTGAACCAAATAAATGCCTACCTAGGCTCTTTCACTTGGTTTGTAGCTGGCAGCTCCGCATACTATCTAGAATCTTGTTGCTTTGGGTGCACGGGGAGAAccaccacacagggagggccggaggtggaatcgaacccgcaccctgtgaggcggacgtgcaaaccagtgctccaccgagccaccCTTGATTAATAACATATTAACTGAAATATTTATCTGTCGATTTGGGCACTTTCAGTCCTACCTACATTCAAATGTGACCCCTGATCTCTGACTCCTCAGCCCTGGGGTTTTGTGGCTACTTAAATTGACATCATTTGAATGAAGGTGCAGATTTGTTAAAGTTAATAAGATGAGATAAGGAAAGCTTAAGACAGACGTACAAGACCGTTCTTAAGAAGGGACTGCAAAGAAAGCTTGAACTTCACTTTGAAGTGTTTGTCATTATGACTAATTGGGAACGTATAAAAACATTTCATGTAGCACATGCCTGGAAATGTTTCAGAGTAACAATTTGATGAACTTTTGTCACCaagatcttttttctttttttcaatcttTCATTGCCTGGATGCtacttttaaattgtatttcaaaCTCTCACGTACCCACTGAGATGCTTTCACTATCCAACGCCTACACTTTCAAAGCCTgtttactgtttttatttttattttttgcttgtcTTTAAAGGCCTGTCCGGGCTTTGGAATGACGTCACGCACGTCCTGTTCTAGTTTTCCACGTCAAGCACAACACAGGTATTTTCAGTTTCAAGAGACGGACAACAATGCGCTGCACCTGAACGTCGACTTTGGCACCAAGAAATTCACTGTGAACGCCAAAGTCAAAGACAATTGGAGCAGCAAGCTGACCGGGAGCCTTCCCCAACAAAACCCCTTTGGACGAGGACTCCCCTTCGAGGCGACGTCCGTCACTAAGTCATCATCACCCAAATTCAAAACCTGTAGAAAGTAACCTGCACTCTGCCTTCCGCCGTCTAGATTGTCATCAAGTGTGGCAGTGGCGCTTTCCAGCTGACTTTCAACGGCGGGCCCCAGCAGGACTTTGCTTATCAAGTTCAGGATCTGCAAGCCATCAACTTGCTGTTGGTGTGGCAAGTGGAGCAGATCCACGTCCAGCTGAAGTGACCATGAGGCCGTTGGAGCGCCGCTTCTGACGTGTTTTTTTCCTTATTTCTTTAGCGGTCGCCACCGACTGTTGTTCACTTTAGACTAAGTGTGCAAGATAATGTCCCGGGACAACATTTTGCATTATGTGGAAAAATAGAGTACGAGTATAAACACACTTTAATTGAATACACATATTCTGATGAATTCTTTGACTTTTTGCAAGTGATGATTtaaacatccattttttcaactGACTATGTAAATGGGTTTGAACCAGAATAAAGGTGTTGCCTCTTTCACTTGGTTTGTATCTGTCAGCTCCGTATACATgcttgtatatgtgtgtgtgctgcgaGACTGGTCGActtcatgttgttgttgttttatgtttttatttgtccCCTTCAAAACGCAGCTTTTTCAACAAATTGCATTGCCATAATCTTGGAGGGGATTTTGGACAGTACTTTGTAAATAGAGGACACATTGTGTTTATAATCAGCTGTTTGCTTCACTGTGTGATTCTATTCAGATACGTTTACTCGACATCGCTGGTGGCCTTCACAGACCGAAGAGACAGAGAGAacgtgcttggtaggccgattgagcactctaaatttctcgtaggtgtgagtgtggattgttgtttgtctctgtgtgccctgcgattggctgccaaccagttcaggatgttccccgcctcctgcccgatgacggctgggatgggctccaacatgcccgcgaccccggtGTGGAAAAGAGGTACAGATAATGGGTGGCTAAAACTATTTGACCCTTGCCTTTAatagaaacaaacaaataacttAAAAAGCATCAATATTTTTCACTAACTTATTGTCATTTTAAGCAACAAGAGGCATTTCTGTACATTGTGAGAAAAgccatgttttgttttataATAAACAGGTTTTCACTTTTTGAGTTTTTGAACAACTCAAATAAATAAGCCTTTctgacaatattcaaatttttaacaaaaaataaactgcATTAACTCAAGCATTTTATGTCAAAATGTAGTACACAAATATTAATATTGGGACCATTTTACCAATTGGCACATATTGATTTACAGTCATGTAAAAACAGAGAGACGTGTGCAGTTTCTTTTAAAAAGAATCATGATGAGCCAGTTTGTGCAAGTAATTGTTGTGCTGATGTCACCAAATGAAAAAATTGGGCGGCCGGCCATCACGACACACACAATGGCAAAGAGCAGCTATCTCCACCATGGAGCCATTATGAGCAAACAAGGTAGCAACAACAAAGGAATTGGGGAGGAAGTGAGctgacttgctgcagaaaggaCTCTGCCGTGGTTCCGGTTGCCCTTGGGCCCGTTTCTCTCACGGACCCGAGGAGGCTTGGCGGGGATGGAGGCGGGGTTACGCGGGGACTTGCTGTAAGGAGGCGAGTGTGGTCCGTACCCAGGCCAGTCATCGTTGTAGCGCTCGCTGGCATCGCCTCCTCCCGAACCGCTGCCCTCCTCACCTGCAAGCAACACACACCAATGACCATATTTACACTGTCAGCTAAGTGTTAATGAACAAAACTGTATTTCCTCAAAGGATGCGTTTATTTATCCAGAAAAAAAGCAGGTACCGCTTACAAtcgcaaaatatatatttatttttagatatgacaatctaaaaaaaaataatcaagtgtTACTGACTGTCCATAAAGTCTGTGTCCTGTCCACTTTGTGCATGTCTCAGTTTGTTGGTGGCCACCCTCAGCTCCATGATCAGCTGTCTAGTCTTGATGTCAGGCCGCCCGATGTCCACCTCCACTTCGGGGTTGTTGATCTGATTCGCAAGCCCGTCGCCCATCACCTCCGGCAGATATCTGAATGTGTTGATGCACACAGAAAGCATCATGCTACAACCTCCATCCTTCACTGTTATGTTTAGTGTTCTCTTGATGTTGAGAACAGTGTACACCAAACAACCCTTTTATAAATTATGGCCAAAAATTGGTTTCATTGAATCGTGGCAAAATCTCCCAGAAACATGTGGCTAACCTCCCCCTGGTCTGTCCGTTCCAGCAGCGGTCCTCATTAGTGACGTCGGCGGCCATCTTTTCATCGTTGCAGATGGTGTGTGGGAGGGACACCCAGAAGCTCCCCATGGGTCGCAGGCGCTCTTTCAGCTCCGGAACCTGTATGGAGGCAGCTGGTGAGTCATCACTCGTCTATCTTGAAAGTGTTCTTGTGTCTAGCTGGCTATGTGGAGGCCAGGGGGTGCATATGCAGGCAGAGGTACATGGCGTCACTTCCACACATGAATCACCGTTTTGTGCATTCGAAGTAAGAACACAGGATGCAATATTACCAACATATGATATTTACTATGTGTAGGACCTACATTTTCTTAGTCATTAAGCCACAGAAGTCAATTGAAATGTAATTAAACCCTAtcttaaaaccctaaccctagtttgaaaccctaaccctagtttgaaaccccagTTTGAAACTCTAACACTAGTTTGAaactctagtttgaaaccctaacccaagttttaaaccctagtttgaaaccctaagcctagtttgaaaccctagtttaaacCCCTGACCCAAGTTTTAAACCTTAATttgtaatcctaaccctagtttaaaagaaGGTGTTGAATGTTAAGTCAatctgacttttaaatgttaaatCTGCTTGACGCACTGCTTTTAATTACTATTCAAGGCATGATTCTCAAAACGGACGTACTAGTAGCTAAGGCTTCATCGTTCTTACCAGTCGGTCCAGGTTGGTGCCTGCAGCTGTGGTAGGTTTTTCCTCAGGGCTGTAGGTGCGGAAAGGCCTCCTATTGCCCCCCGACTCTTTGGGTGAGCGCTTGGAGCGTGCTGGAGCAGGTCTGGGGTTTCCACAACCTTGGAACACCTACACAAAGAACATTGAATTACATCAGTGACAGGATAACGTTAGGAATTTGTCTTGGTATTCCATGCTAAACGTCAATGCATCAAGTCAGACCATGACTTGTGGAGCTTCATtttgacaaaagtagtgctttgttgCACATCTGCTAAATGTTTATAAATTCTGGTAAAAATAGTTTAAATTAAtagcaaaataaatgccttacaGCTATCTGACTTGAAATGTATCACATCAACAAACATCCTTGACatcaattactactttcctattaggTCCCTTGTCATTTTTGTGACATCATCATGTCAACGCAATGCCTGAACGCAGTGTTCAAAAGTTTTCTTGTTCAACAACTCCTAGTCTTGCAAaatcgtgatcttgttctttgaCTTTATGCGCTTTATTCATGTGGCATCTTGCGCAGAGCCGCCAATACGATCTCAAGACCGGGGGAGTCAAGGTTTGAACCAGCGATATAATAAATCCTTGGCCGACATTACACAGCTCTCACTCTTTCTCGCTGCcacaaaggagaaaaaaaaagccaagctgTGCAGCAAAGAACTCGCAGTTCCTTGAAGCGCTGCCACATATTGAATGGAGACGTGGGTGCCTCAGGTGGATATGCTCCCAGAAGGCTCTCCACGTGTCAGTCACGTGGTGCCACACCACTGCTCTGCGTGGGAATGCTGTGTTGTtgactcaggaagtacagcagaGAACAATTTTTGCTATTGAAAACTAGTAGACCAGGCGACCAGTGGCTAAGCCTAAAAGAATTCAGGCTAAAACTGTTTTGCAATTGCCTACAGAGTTGATAAGATGGCATCAAAGCACTACTTGTGTCTCAATGAAACCTCTCCACTCACTCCACCATGTCCTTGACACCAAAATGCCAAaggatggcgccaaagcaacaCTGTTAATACCGATAAGATGCGAAGTTAACCAGATTGGAATAAGATCTATGAATTACAAATGAACCCCTGTGGACAATTTTCTTCAATTAACATGAGATTCGAAACCTTTACCTCAGAAAAAAGAAGTGCTCAAGACTTGTGCACCATGCTTGAAatggttcattcattcattcatttatctgAATTAAAACATCAAAATTAAGAGCAGCAATTTTCCCCAGGGAGAATATAAATACAGGATATAGTAATGGCTTATAAGGAGTCAACCTTGCCTTGGTGGAGATGCTGACGCTGTTTTCTTGCATGTACATGATGGCTTCGGACACTTTGACAGAGATGGATTCTGCAGCTAGCTCCATGTTGAACGGCCCCTCCAGTTTCTCCGCCACTTGGTAGAGGGCATCTGATGGCAGGTACGTACTAAGTTTACACCCGAAGGTGAGTGGATGTAAAAATAGAATgtagtaaaaaataataataataataaaatgagcAGCATGGAACATTACATAAATGTATTCTGCCCGATTGTTGATTATTCACTTTGCTAATCAtatctttgaaaataaaatgaaccaTTATCCCAAAACAAAAGGATAATTAATGCGCCTAAGAGGGTATTTGAGACTAAATGCATAATTTCATCTCTTCTCCCTCGCTTATCATCACCCACCAATAAAATAGTCCCACTCGGTGTCCAGGTCGGCCTGATTGGCTAGGCAGCCTTTCATCACGTTCAGGCAGAAGGCGCGGCACGGACGCAGGGAGGGGATACCTCGACAGAGTGGACAGTACCACTGACGCATCAGGCCGCGCACGCACTGTGAATCTGGAGTCATCTAGAAGGCATGTAAGGAAAGCCACTGTGATTACACACACTATGACGCTGTAAAAGGCTAATTCTAGCATTAAATAGATTTGGACCCAGAAACTCTCAGCTATGAACCAGACTGGCTAACCACGAGGCCAATACTTTTTTGGTAAGTTCAAACTGGAGTCGCCAAGGAAACAAACTGTTTTCAAGGTTCCACTgttgaatgaaaataaatactttttacatttttgttaTATCAGTATTTTACCTTTGTGGCTTTGGTGACGATATCCCGACCAATAGCCAAGCCCTGTGATAGCGCCCTCGAAGCAATGAAAGCTCTCGATACCTAGATTGGGGAAAGaattgtttaagaaaaaaagaagtattgacttttgatttcattttttgaaATGGGACAGCCCACCTGTACGCGCAGTTTGCGAGGAACGTCTCCAAACGGCTGAAGCTGTTCGGCATGCTTACTGACACATTCCAGGTAGTCATCGCTGAACTGATACTGAGGGTTGACCAGAGTGAAGACCCGCTCAACTAATCTGGACCAGAAGTCCGATAAAACCTCTGTCAGACTCACGCTGGCTCCTGTGAGCAAAGGGAAAATGGAGGAACTAAAGAAGTCTCATGTAAATTGTGTTTGAGGTCCATGTACGGTACAGTACGGCCCATGGTACCTTGACTAAAGTTTAAATCATTCCTTGATCATTTAGACCAGTAAATCAAGTGATCAAAGGCCACTTGTTGAGTCAAAGTACCACTGTATTAATATGTAGGTGgaaaatacataggtaggttggCTGACACACAGAAAGGCGGTTAAATGGATGGAAAGAAGACAGATGGATTGACAGACTGGCAGAAAGATAATCATGATGCTGTACACCAGCAATTCCAGGATAATATTCGCATACATAGTGATAGTGCGATTTGGCCATCTGGTACCACCTTGCAtctaaatatacatatacagaAGAGTGTCCTAATTCGCGTTGATACAGACCAAGTGTGCGTGAGCTGACCTGAATAATATCTGCGCAGCTCCACAAACAACTCCTGGAAGACGTGCAAGTTCTGCGTGAAGAGGCGTCCGTAGGTCTTGGTGAACATCTGGTTCATGGATTTCTCGGACAGGTCTATCAGCTCCCTGAAGAACTCTGCAAGGAGAAAGACGCAAGTGTGATACCCCTGAAACCTGTGGCCAAGACCTCGCCAGCTCACGCTTACGTCACACTGTTAGCAAATACGAAGAAGAGAGCATGGCGTCTATAAAAATAGCCTTTAAGGCTCATATGTGCAATCTCCCACTCCTGATTCATCACTTACGTAATATCAAAGAACGAGGAGGGGAGAAAAGAGGTGATAGCAGGTAGGCGGTGAAAACATCAAATGAGCTCGCTGCTGCGTCTGGCTAGACTCGGACAGGCGGAAATTTTTACTACAGCTCGGTTCTGCTAAACAAAGAGCCGCTCAAGCCCTCGAGGCCCCTCTACCCCCCCAAAAAGCTTAAGCCTTCATTCTAACAGGATGTTTTGGACAAGGGACCCAATTGTTGAATAAAAAAGTATCCTAATCAATTAACCAGGGGTGTGGGTTTTGTTTAGAATAGGTTTTCCTCATACAACTGTTTATAAAACGTTCAAAAAAGGCAGAAGTGACAAATTCAGGAAAGTAAAAACCCTACCACAGTTCGGCTTCTAAACAAACTCTAGGGAGGT
The sequence above is drawn from the Syngnathus scovelli strain Florida chromosome 1, RoL_Ssco_1.2, whole genome shotgun sequence genome and encodes:
- the LOC125983236 gene encoding glypican-6 — protein: MPFVARMGTRLAIRKYPLLGVLCAVAVLSGSRSSLVAAGRSCADTRQVYAEKGYSTGTAPVTQISGEHLRLCPQDYTCCSSQMEETLALQSERDFLKSVENHSQFLLTTFTQRQRRFDEFFRELIDLSEKSMNQMFTKTYGRLFTQNLHVFQELFVELRRYYSGASVSLTEVLSDFWSRLVERVFTLVNPQYQFSDDYLECVSKHAEQLQPFGDVPRKLRVQVSRAFIASRALSQGLAIGRDIVTKATKMTPDSQCVRGLMRQWYCPLCRGIPSLRPCRAFCLNVMKGCLANQADLDTEWDYFIDALYQVAEKLEGPFNMELAAESISVKVSEAIMYMQENSVSISTKVFQGCGNPRPAPARSKRSPKESGGNRRPFRTYSPEEKPTTAAGTNLDRLVPELKERLRPMGSFWVSLPHTICNDEKMAADVTNEDRCWNGQTRGRYLPEVMGDGLANQINNPEVEVDIGRPDIKTRQLIMELRVATNKLRHAQSGQDTDFMDSEEGSGSGGGDASERYNDDWPGYGPHSPPYSKSPRNPASIPAKPPRVRERNGPKGNRNHGRVLSAASQLTSSPIPLLLLPCLLIMAPWWR